From the Pseudomonas sp. SORT22 genome, one window contains:
- the gspN gene encoding type II secretion system protein N, protein MKRAGGFALVFVLSLSAALPANWLLAPVAAEGVSGSLWQGQAQRLGQVGPVAWHWQPWRLQAQVELGFQGQSWQVQVAGWPWNWRAAVEPMQPTLTTPSSYRLTGEWSGRIDVQGSGRQCRGSQGEISVDGLAMDAPWALPLGAGHVRIDCSAGMHLLARLQLQGQHQAELDADLLARRAKLQGEMTPGTALYPVLLAAGWLKADATGISRTLKW, encoded by the coding sequence ATGAAGCGCGCGGGCGGGTTCGCCCTGGTGTTCGTGTTGAGCCTGTCGGCCGCTTTGCCGGCGAACTGGCTGCTCGCACCCGTTGCCGCCGAAGGCGTCTCCGGCAGCCTCTGGCAAGGCCAGGCGCAACGGCTGGGGCAGGTGGGGCCGGTCGCTTGGCACTGGCAGCCCTGGCGTCTGCAGGCGCAGGTCGAGCTTGGGTTCCAGGGGCAAAGCTGGCAGGTACAGGTCGCTGGCTGGCCGTGGAACTGGCGGGCGGCAGTAGAGCCAATGCAGCCTACACTCACGACGCCTTCGTCCTATCGGCTGACGGGTGAGTGGAGCGGGCGGATCGACGTGCAGGGCAGCGGTCGACAGTGTCGAGGCAGCCAGGGCGAGATCAGTGTCGACGGTCTGGCCATGGACGCGCCCTGGGCGCTGCCCTTGGGGGCGGGCCATGTGCGCATTGATTGCTCGGCAGGCATGCATCTGCTGGCGCGGTTGCAGTTGCAGGGGCAGCATCAGGCCGAGCTGGATGCCGACCTACTCGCCCGGCGCGCGAAGCTGCAGGGCGAGATGACACCGGGTACCGCCCTGTACCCGGTGTTGCTGGCGGCCGGCTGGCTCAAGGCGGATGCAACCGGCATCAGCCGCACCCTCAAGTGGTGA
- a CDS encoding type II secretion system protein GspL, whose amino-acid sequence MKWLERWQTPRESNWLLLRPGVGQAPWSWLRLADGRREAGEGEPPSPDGARVALILPGNHCSHSQLAAPPGLKRDEWPLLLEERLLQPAESIRCGCVSRQGNQLELVSVDQALLEQWLGQCADWGLSVERCWAEFQLLADTPAGTALCWQRSPDLLLLKGVTELSRQHWLAWPTLLGSNLPAPWPSLQPEMFEAAWPARLAALEPLPSLFALHPARQMRLRVAMAPGQWRLMAACALLGLVCSGLWLAQQWRQNEVYKAQVVAVTGPVTSPRQAAQLLKRQRQAEADRHLRLRQIEQLQMAVQQWLQAQPGWHVSASGFDGQRWTLRLRGDQAPEAATWQAIARQVGVAVAASTGEGQLQLVFDLGAVS is encoded by the coding sequence ATGAAATGGCTTGAACGCTGGCAAACACCACGCGAAAGCAACTGGTTGCTGCTGCGCCCTGGTGTGGGGCAAGCGCCCTGGAGCTGGTTGCGCCTGGCCGACGGCAGGCGCGAAGCCGGCGAGGGCGAACCGCCCAGCCCGGACGGCGCGCGCGTGGCGCTGATTCTGCCCGGTAACCACTGCAGCCATAGCCAGCTTGCGGCGCCGCCGGGGCTCAAGCGTGATGAGTGGCCTTTGCTGCTTGAAGAGCGTTTGCTGCAACCGGCCGAGTCGATTCGTTGTGGCTGTGTTTCACGTCAGGGCAATCAACTGGAGCTGGTCAGCGTCGATCAGGCTTTGCTCGAACAATGGTTGGGCCAGTGCGCCGACTGGGGCTTGAGCGTCGAGCGCTGCTGGGCCGAGTTTCAGTTGCTGGCAGACACTCCAGCGGGTACCGCCCTGTGCTGGCAGCGCAGCCCGGACCTGCTGTTGCTCAAGGGGGTAACCGAACTCTCACGCCAGCATTGGCTGGCCTGGCCGACGCTGCTTGGATCGAACTTGCCGGCTCCCTGGCCAAGCCTGCAACCCGAAATGTTTGAAGCGGCCTGGCCAGCGCGGTTGGCCGCGTTGGAGCCTTTGCCCAGCCTGTTTGCTCTGCACCCGGCGCGGCAGATGCGGCTGCGCGTTGCCATGGCTCCCGGGCAATGGCGCCTGATGGCCGCCTGCGCGCTGTTGGGGCTGGTCTGCAGCGGCCTGTGGCTGGCCCAGCAATGGCGCCAGAACGAGGTCTACAAGGCGCAAGTGGTGGCGGTCACCGGGCCGGTCACTTCACCTCGCCAGGCAGCCCAGCTCCTCAAGCGTCAGCGCCAGGCCGAGGCGGATCGCCACTTGCGCCTGCGTCAGATCGAGCAGTTGCAGATGGCGGTGCAGCAATGGTTGCAGGCACAACCCGGTTGGCATGTCAGCGCCAGTGGCTTTGACGGACAACGCTGGACCCTGCGCCTGCGTGGCGACCAGGCACCCGAGGCGGCAACCTGGCAGGCCATCGCCCGGCAGGTTGGCGTGGCGGTTGCAGCAAGCACGGGCGAAGGCCAACTGCAACTGGTGTTCGACCTGGGAGCTGTCTCATGA
- a CDS encoding prepilin-type N-terminal cleavage/methylation domain-containing protein: protein MKRRQQGLTLLELLVALALTAVLGILLAALVNAWAGMRERLQQPAPGSPVLDFCLALERRFDSTVLRQLYEQRLPLAINWLDWQPATLQLQWVARSAWPQAEGGSRLQRQRLSYDARGQRLLLETSSDLYAVGKPQWRQREQLDQVTAPSFAFFQSGRWLAFPSAERSAPDRGVRLEFKRDGAPYVCTFALPEAP, encoded by the coding sequence ATGAAGCGCCGCCAGCAGGGCCTGACCTTGCTTGAACTGCTGGTGGCCCTGGCCCTGACCGCGGTGCTGGGGATCTTGCTGGCGGCGCTGGTCAATGCCTGGGCCGGTATGCGCGAGCGCTTGCAGCAACCTGCCCCGGGCTCGCCGGTGCTGGATTTCTGCCTGGCCCTGGAGCGGCGTTTCGACTCCACGGTGTTGCGCCAGCTCTATGAGCAACGTCTGCCCCTGGCGATCAACTGGCTCGACTGGCAACCCGCCACCCTGCAGTTGCAATGGGTGGCCCGCAGTGCCTGGCCGCAAGCCGAGGGCGGCTCGCGCCTGCAGCGTCAACGCCTGAGCTACGACGCACGCGGGCAACGCCTGCTGCTGGAAACCTCGTCCGACCTGTATGCGGTGGGTAAGCCTCAATGGCGTCAACGTGAACAGCTCGATCAGGTCACGGCGCCAAGCTTTGCGTTTTTTCAATCGGGCCGCTGGCTGGCCTTTCCTTCTGCCGAGCGGTCCGCCCCGGATCGCGGTGTGCGCCTTGAGTTCAAGCGTGATGGAGCACCTTATGTCTGTACCTTCGCCCTGCCGGAGGCACCCTGA
- a CDS encoding NUDIX hydrolase produces the protein MKFCSACGNQVIQRIPEGDTRLRYVCDHCQTIHYQNPNIVAGVLPTCGSRVLLCRRAIEPRRGYWTLPAGFMENGETIEQAARRETDEEACARVGGMSLYQLFDLPHINQVHVFFRAELADLDFAVGVESLEVRLFDESEIPWDELAFRTVSRTLECYYRDRIEQRFPIGNECLSPMLVSSPNT, from the coding sequence ATGAAATTCTGCAGTGCGTGCGGCAATCAGGTGATTCAGCGTATTCCCGAGGGCGATACCCGCCTGCGCTATGTCTGCGATCACTGCCAGACCATTCATTACCAGAACCCCAACATTGTCGCCGGGGTGCTGCCGACCTGTGGCAGCCGGGTGCTGTTGTGCCGCCGCGCCATCGAACCGCGCCGGGGCTACTGGACCTTGCCCGCCGGGTTCATGGAGAACGGAGAAACCATCGAACAGGCCGCGCGCCGGGAAACCGATGAAGAAGCCTGCGCCCGCGTAGGCGGCATGAGCCTCTACCAACTGTTCGACCTGCCGCACATCAACCAGGTGCACGTGTTCTTTCGCGCCGAGCTTGCCGACCTGGACTTTGCCGTCGGCGTCGAGAGCCTGGAAGTGCGGCTTTTCGACGAAAGTGAAATCCCGTGGGACGAGCTGGCTTTCCGCACCGTCAGTCGTACCCTAGAATGCTATTATCGTGACCGCATCGAGCAGCGCTTCCCGATCGGCAATGAATGCCTGTCACCCATGCTCGTCTCGTCACCCAACACCTAG
- a CDS encoding CoA pyrophosphatase produces MLDELLRRVSSHTPSTLETDRRFPEAAVLLPITRSEEPELVLTLRAKGLSTHGGEVAFPGGRRDPEDPDLIFTALREAEEEIGLPPGLVEIIGPLSPLISLHGLKVTPFVGLIPDFVEYHANDAEIAAVFTVPLEFFRQDPRDHTHRIDYQGRSWYVPSYRYGEYKIWGLSAIMIVELVNLLYDANISLHQPPERFTPI; encoded by the coding sequence ATGCTGGACGAGCTACTTCGCCGCGTGAGCAGTCATACGCCGAGTACCCTGGAGACGGACCGACGTTTTCCCGAGGCCGCTGTGTTATTGCCCATCACCCGCAGCGAAGAGCCGGAGCTGGTGTTGACCCTGCGCGCCAAGGGCTTGTCGACCCACGGCGGCGAGGTGGCCTTCCCCGGTGGTCGCCGCGATCCGGAAGACCCCGACCTGATCTTCACCGCCCTGCGTGAAGCCGAAGAAGAAATCGGCCTGCCGCCGGGCCTGGTGGAGATCATCGGCCCGTTGAGCCCGCTGATCTCGCTGCATGGGCTGAAAGTGACGCCTTTCGTCGGCCTGATTCCGGATTTTGTCGAATACCACGCCAACGACGCCGAGATCGCTGCGGTGTTCACCGTGCCGCTGGAGTTCTTTCGCCAGGACCCGCGTGACCATACCCACCGTATCGATTATCAGGGCCGCAGTTGGTACGTGCCCAGCTACCGCTATGGCGAGTACAAGATCTGGGGGCTGTCGGCGATCATGATCGTCGAGCTGGTCAACTTGCTTTACGATGCCAACATCAGCCTGCATCAGCCGCCTGAACGCTTTACCCCCATTTGA
- a CDS encoding L,D-transpeptidase family protein: protein MRWLLALFCLSVASMSQAGFTETIITRPVDQTAPSPLQPQAPKPALIDKILVIKSERRLQLISAGTPLKTYRISLGKQPKGAKLREGDKRTPEGFYWIDWRKQSDRYNLAMHVSYPNITDAARARREGVPPGGMIMIHGTPLSEEYPEEVFHTLDWTEGCIAMTNRDMREVWNMVPDGTMIEIRP, encoded by the coding sequence ATGCGCTGGTTGCTTGCCCTTTTCTGCCTCAGTGTGGCTTCGATGTCCCAGGCGGGTTTCACCGAAACCATCATCACCCGGCCGGTCGACCAGACCGCGCCTTCGCCACTGCAACCGCAAGCGCCCAAGCCTGCGCTGATCGACAAGATCCTGGTGATCAAGTCCGAACGTCGTTTACAGCTGATCAGCGCCGGCACGCCGCTGAAAACCTACCGCATCTCCCTGGGCAAGCAACCCAAGGGCGCCAAGCTGCGCGAAGGCGACAAGCGCACCCCCGAAGGCTTCTACTGGATCGACTGGCGCAAGCAGAGCGACCGCTACAACCTGGCCATGCACGTGTCCTACCCGAATATCACCGACGCCGCCCGCGCCCGTCGTGAAGGCGTTCCGCCGGGCGGGATGATCATGATCCACGGCACGCCGCTGAGCGAGGAATACCCGGAAGAAGTCTTCCACACCCTCGACTGGACCGAAGGCTGCATCGCCATGACCAACCGCGACATGCGTGAAGTGTGGAACATGGTCCCGGACGGCACCATGATCGAGATCCGCCCCTGA
- a CDS encoding hemagglutinin repeat-containing protein, with the protein MPKTPSPAVQRRRLNRLRWIIALSLMSPGIGLAANGLQAAAGVAGTPLITDRHGVPVIDIVAPNASGLSHNQFLDYNVNKSGLVLNNALQAGQSQLAGALAANPQFQGQAASTILNEVISRNASRIAGPQEIFGRPADYILANPNGITLNGGSFINTTRAGFLVGTVELQDQRLKYLDTRTASGTLEVLGVGQSNHYGALELIAPRIDSRGALAARDDLSLVVGRNRIDATDGQVIEHLAAPAGSIDASLFGAMQAGRIRILSTAAGAGVRMASSQLQARDGIAIDAAGTLEISAVRAQAQQVNIKAGKNLTLNAQARENISREQQNRKEKWGLITTETYERESTRTERQQVGSQIKASQDINLQAGGDLRMVAASVEAGGDLSVKAGQNLTISAGVDSLQVDEKIRHRKHLWRGDKDSNSYQESVKASVLSGQQVSLASKGNTQILGSALSSAGDMNLKAGKLEVASIALSNDENTRNYSGDLVSGSFFGKNGQTEAKGQQGSASNLQAEGALTVVADQVQIKGSKVQAKGDALLLSEKARLSVEATHNASSVEQRESDSKLFGLIAEKSQRQEHRQQVLSSDLASASNLRLASADDLQVIGSRLQAGKQLHLQAQNAIDVRSAEQLQTVSEQNRQQGFTANASQTQDAIDGKPDSHQYTASVGYAVVNTDTQASHLKQVASELKGAGVALESAKAIDITGSSIEALAGDLQLDGRTVTVSAARELQSQQTTTGESGGGLRVSGGIDAVGSAFEGYYRRQEVDERASQAQRSSLSATGDLRVTADTLVNEAARLTAGRSLELQAGSVDNRAVDDTRESKQTQTHWQASLGASLVYKDLTRPVENLVTGKEASRFQQASIEDALAPPTLGADLEFKHLNREQTTRSSTAQVTELTGQRINLKAGSLDDAGTQYRASQGPLSIQAQNHRFVAAQDSTSTGVERLDVDAAVRVETSTGSDINLRLSGKGGSLLTDNSTQTARPGSLYGQTGIQVQLGSDGLYEGTRFNAGDGSLEITAKGDLSLAQANDQQRQQLNKLDGNGWFKAGNAPAGSALEFRGYLDQSKLDSLDTQARVVEIDAKGKVQLQADGALELVGGRIGSSAAKVADIELQSAGALKVSAATDTHKAQGSNIGGGLELLGKSTSNGKGGGLGGHFGTGRVDEASTTASGANWFAREQLLLSSTASQDDALTLQGVKASANRVAISASEGGVLIEAAGSSERRNNLDITAGAGLNAAPGATSKEAKRGLYARGQVNIDNADNLTFANSQWRAGQISLASLSDTRLDGVRLDAGRIDGQVGGDLHVASRQDRVNQLNVQVDARLSQEKNPQGYINAANAVAGPLADKVGKPVGGALQKVDPKTSPTFTLKVEHTQRDTVASQSALNGRDGIDLEVGGAVRLSGASLQANKGKVQLGGAAVTEQNVQGRDYYRQVGINASNAPVDLVSGLIDVYGSGANSNAGEKPLDLGFLRTSGHDRSTSLASSITEGSKPR; encoded by the coding sequence ATGCCCAAGACGCCCTCCCCCGCTGTACAACGGCGCAGGCTCAATCGCCTGCGCTGGATAATCGCCTTGAGTCTGATGAGCCCGGGCATTGGCCTTGCCGCCAACGGCCTGCAAGCGGCAGCCGGGGTTGCCGGTACGCCGCTGATCACCGATCGGCATGGCGTGCCGGTGATCGATATCGTCGCGCCCAACGCCAGTGGCCTGTCGCACAACCAGTTTCTCGATTACAACGTCAACAAATCCGGGTTGGTGTTGAACAACGCCCTGCAGGCCGGGCAATCGCAACTGGCCGGCGCCCTGGCCGCCAACCCGCAGTTCCAGGGCCAGGCCGCCTCGACCATTCTCAATGAAGTGATCAGCCGCAACGCCTCGCGCATTGCCGGCCCACAGGAAATCTTCGGTCGCCCGGCCGACTACATCCTGGCCAACCCCAATGGCATCACCCTCAACGGTGGCAGCTTCATCAACACCACCCGTGCAGGCTTTCTGGTCGGTACGGTCGAGCTGCAAGACCAGCGCCTCAAGTACCTCGATACCCGTACCGCCAGCGGCACCCTGGAGGTCCTCGGCGTCGGCCAGAGCAACCACTACGGAGCTCTCGAACTGATCGCCCCACGCATCGACAGCCGCGGCGCGCTCGCGGCGCGCGACGACTTGAGCCTGGTGGTCGGGCGCAACCGCATCGACGCCACCGACGGCCAGGTCATCGAGCACCTGGCGGCGCCGGCTGGCAGTATCGATGCCAGCCTGTTTGGCGCCATGCAAGCCGGGCGCATCCGTATCCTCAGCACCGCGGCGGGCGCCGGTGTGCGCATGGCCAGCAGCCAGTTGCAAGCCCGCGACGGGATCGCCATAGACGCTGCCGGCACCCTGGAGATCAGCGCCGTACGCGCCCAGGCGCAACAGGTAAACATCAAGGCCGGCAAGAACCTCACCCTCAATGCCCAGGCTCGGGAAAACATCAGCCGCGAACAGCAGAACCGCAAAGAAAAGTGGGGGCTCATCACCACCGAAACCTACGAGCGCGAAAGCACCCGCACCGAGCGCCAACAGGTCGGCAGCCAGATCAAGGCCAGCCAGGACATCAACCTGCAGGCGGGCGGCGACCTGCGCATGGTCGCCGCCAGCGTCGAGGCCGGTGGCGACCTGTCGGTCAAGGCGGGCCAGAACCTGACCATCAGCGCCGGCGTCGACAGCCTGCAGGTCGATGAAAAAATCCGCCACCGCAAACACCTGTGGCGCGGTGACAAGGACAGCAACAGCTACCAGGAAAGCGTCAAGGCCAGTGTTCTGTCCGGCCAGCAGGTTTCCCTGGCGTCCAAAGGCAACACGCAGATACTGGGCAGCGCCCTGAGCAGCGCCGGCGACATGAACCTCAAGGCCGGCAAGCTGGAGGTCGCCAGCATCGCACTGAGCAACGACGAAAACACCCGCAACTACAGTGGCGACCTGGTCTCCGGCAGCTTCTTCGGCAAGAACGGCCAGACCGAAGCCAAGGGCCAACAGGGTAGTGCCAGTAACCTTCAGGCTGAAGGTGCATTGACCGTGGTGGCTGACCAGGTGCAAATCAAAGGCTCAAAGGTGCAAGCCAAAGGCGATGCACTGTTGCTCAGTGAAAAAGCCCGGCTGTCGGTCGAAGCGACACACAATGCGTCCAGCGTCGAGCAACGCGAGAGCGACAGCAAACTGTTCGGCCTGATCGCCGAGAAAAGCCAGCGCCAGGAACACCGCCAGCAAGTGCTGAGCAGCGACCTGGCCTCTGCCAGCAACCTGCGCCTGGCCAGCGCCGATGACCTGCAGGTGATCGGGTCAAGGCTTCAGGCCGGCAAGCAATTGCACCTGCAGGCGCAAAACGCCATCGATGTGCGCAGTGCCGAACAACTGCAGACCGTCAGCGAACAAAACCGGCAACAGGGCTTCACTGCCAATGCCAGCCAGACCCAGGACGCCATCGACGGCAAGCCCGACTCGCACCAGTACACGGCTTCGGTGGGTTACGCCGTGGTCAACACCGACACGCAGGCATCCCACCTCAAGCAGGTTGCCAGCGAGCTCAAGGGCGCAGGCGTTGCACTCGAAAGTGCTAAAGCCATCGACATCACGGGCTCCAGCATTGAGGCGCTCGCCGGTGACCTTCAGTTGGATGGTCGCACTGTCACCGTAAGCGCAGCTCGCGAGCTACAGTCGCAGCAGACCACCACCGGCGAAAGTGGCGGCGGCCTGCGGGTCAGTGGCGGCATCGATGCTGTTGGCAGCGCCTTCGAAGGCTACTACAGGCGCCAGGAGGTCGATGAACGCGCAAGCCAGGCGCAACGCAGCAGCCTGAGCGCCACTGGCGATCTGCGCGTGACTGCCGACACGCTGGTCAACGAGGCTGCCCGCCTGACAGCTGGCCGGTCGCTGGAGCTGCAGGCCGGCAGCGTGGACAATCGCGCCGTCGACGATACCCGCGAATCAAAACAGACCCAGACCCACTGGCAAGCCAGCCTCGGCGCCAGCCTGGTGTACAAGGACCTGACCCGCCCGGTGGAGAACCTGGTTACCGGTAAAGAAGCCAGTCGCTTCCAGCAGGCATCAATCGAAGACGCCCTGGCCCCGCCAACGCTGGGCGCTGATCTTGAGTTCAAACACCTCAATCGCGAGCAAACCACGCGCAGCAGCACCGCGCAGGTCACCGAACTCACGGGCCAGCGTATCAACCTCAAGGCCGGCAGCCTCGACGATGCCGGCACCCAGTACCGGGCCAGCCAGGGGCCTTTGTCGATCCAGGCGCAAAACCACCGCTTCGTCGCCGCCCAGGACAGCACCAGCACAGGTGTCGAGCGCCTGGATGTGGACGCTGCGGTGCGCGTCGAAACCAGCACCGGCAGCGATATCAACCTGCGTCTTTCCGGCAAGGGTGGCTCGCTGCTGACCGACAACAGCACGCAAACCGCACGCCCTGGCAGCCTCTATGGGCAAACCGGCATCCAGGTGCAACTGGGCAGTGATGGCCTGTACGAAGGCACGCGCTTCAATGCCGGCGACGGCTCGCTTGAAATAACGGCCAAGGGTGACCTGAGCCTTGCCCAGGCCAACGATCAACAGCGCCAACAGTTGAACAAACTCGACGGCAACGGCTGGTTCAAGGCAGGCAACGCACCGGCGGGCAGTGCCCTGGAGTTTCGCGGCTACCTTGACCAGAGCAAACTGGACAGTCTCGATACCCAGGCCCGCGTGGTAGAGATAGACGCCAAAGGCAAAGTGCAACTGCAGGCCGATGGTGCCCTCGAGCTTGTGGGTGGACGCATCGGCAGCAGCGCGGCCAAGGTCGCCGATATCGAGCTGCAAAGCGCGGGTGCGCTGAAAGTCAGCGCTGCCACTGATACCCACAAGGCTCAAGGCAGCAACATCGGCGGCGGCCTGGAATTGCTCGGTAAAAGCACCAGCAATGGCAAAGGCGGTGGCCTGGGTGGCCACTTCGGCACGGGCCGGGTCGATGAAGCCAGTACCACGGCCAGCGGGGCCAACTGGTTTGCCAGGGAGCAACTGCTGTTGAGCAGCACCGCCAGTCAGGACGATGCGCTGACGCTGCAAGGCGTCAAGGCCTCGGCAAACCGGGTCGCCATCAGCGCCAGCGAAGGCGGCGTGCTGATCGAGGCCGCAGGCAGCAGCGAACGGCGCAACAACCTCGACATCACCGCCGGTGCCGGCCTCAACGCCGCGCCAGGGGCGACGTCGAAAGAGGCCAAACGCGGGCTGTATGCCCGCGGGCAGGTGAACATCGACAACGCCGACAATCTCACCTTCGCCAACAGCCAATGGCGCGCCGGCCAGATCAGCCTGGCCAGCCTGAGCGACACGCGCCTTGACGGTGTGCGCCTGGATGCCGGGCGCATCGACGGCCAGGTCGGCGGCGACCTGCACGTCGCCAGCCGCCAGGACCGGGTCAATCAGTTGAACGTGCAGGTGGATGCGCGCTTGAGCCAGGAAAAGAACCCACAGGGCTATATCAACGCCGCCAACGCGGTGGCCGGCCCGCTGGCTGACAAGGTCGGTAAACCGGTCGGCGGCGCGTTGCAGAAAGTCGACCCGAAGACCTCACCCACCTTCACCCTCAAGGTCGAGCACACCCAGCGCGACACCGTCGCCAGCCAGAGCGCGCTCAACGGCCGCGACGGCATCGACCTTGAGGTCGGCGGCGCCGTGCGCCTCTCCGGCGCCAGCCTGCAAGCGAACAAGGGCAAGGTGCAGTTGGGCGGTGCCGCCGTCACCGAGCAGAACGTGCAGGGGCGCGATTACTATCGCCAGGTGGGCATCAACGCCTCGAACGCACCGGTCGACCTGGTCAGCGGCCTGATCGATGTCTACGGCTCCGGCGCCAACAGCAACGCAGGAGAAAAGCCGTTGGACCTCGGTTTCCTGCGCACCAGCGGGCATGATCGCAGCACCAGTCTGGCCTCGAGCATAACGGAGGGCAGCAAGCCGCGCTGA
- a CDS encoding ShlB/FhaC/HecB family hemolysin secretion/activation protein translates to MVRPASAHEHLGIQPLREQRLQLEQLEQRQRLRKLQRGDELAEPASQAPAATEASPCWPLNGVRLAGNRQLDSAELAASVRPLMTPCMDVARINLILKTITEQYVQAGYLTSRPYLSQPPQAGATLDIEVVEGFVESIELADPDLPLSLHSAFPSLLGQPLRLSELEQGMDQLNRLRAFDLGADLLPGELQGGTRILITPRQINPRWRLGSSFDNRGSELTGRERVGASLTLDSPLQLNDYSQLSLTSTLGSGASYSRGYGLYYSIPYGPWTYALNLNQLQYQAQLPGRRERSSGQSGFYGLSLERNLWRNQHGLLSASLRLDQKRLDNRLAGQRLHVQSPTLTSLEAGLNLLWLDANLWSAYLGIAQGLDWFGADTAPLASNAPQPQFRKYRASALHLRQGRDPAWPWRWQSELNLQYSADALPAVEQLLLSDNSAVRGFRQQVAAGASGAAWRNTLSQPLALNLPAGLVIRPQLGLDLGWSKFDHGRAAQRLAGAHAGLELSLPDSLLKLDYQRALHASNTRRQDLEPGYWLLEWVLNI, encoded by the coding sequence ATGGTGCGTCCCGCCAGTGCTCATGAACACCTGGGCATTCAGCCGCTACGCGAACAGCGTCTGCAACTGGAACAACTCGAGCAACGTCAACGCCTGCGCAAGCTGCAACGTGGCGATGAATTGGCCGAACCGGCCAGCCAAGCACCAGCCGCCACCGAGGCCTCGCCCTGCTGGCCGCTGAACGGCGTGCGCCTGGCTGGCAACCGGCAACTCGACTCGGCAGAGCTGGCAGCCAGCGTGCGACCGCTGATGACGCCATGCATGGACGTGGCACGGATCAACCTGATCCTCAAAACCATCACCGAGCAGTATGTGCAAGCCGGCTACCTGACCAGCCGCCCCTACCTGAGCCAGCCGCCGCAAGCAGGCGCGACTCTGGACATCGAGGTCGTCGAGGGCTTTGTCGAGTCGATCGAGCTGGCCGACCCCGACTTGCCGCTGTCACTGCACAGCGCATTCCCGTCCCTGCTCGGCCAGCCCTTGCGCCTGAGCGAACTGGAACAGGGCATGGACCAGCTGAACCGGCTGCGGGCCTTCGACCTGGGCGCCGACCTGCTGCCCGGCGAGCTGCAAGGCGGCACCCGCATCCTCATCACGCCGCGGCAGATCAACCCGCGCTGGCGCCTGGGCAGCAGCTTCGACAACCGCGGCAGCGAACTGACCGGGCGCGAGCGGGTCGGCGCCAGCCTGACCCTGGACAGCCCGTTGCAACTCAATGACTACAGCCAGCTGTCGCTTACCTCGACGCTCGGTTCCGGCGCCAGTTACAGCCGCGGCTACGGCCTGTACTACAGCATTCCCTACGGCCCCTGGACCTACGCGCTCAACCTCAACCAGCTGCAGTACCAGGCGCAACTGCCGGGCCGGCGCGAGCGCAGCAGTGGCCAGAGCGGGTTCTACGGCCTGAGCCTTGAACGCAACCTGTGGCGCAACCAGCACGGGCTGCTCAGCGCCAGCCTGCGCCTGGACCAGAAGCGCCTGGACAACCGCCTGGCCGGGCAACGCCTGCACGTGCAAAGCCCGACCCTTACCAGCCTGGAAGCAGGCCTGAACCTGCTGTGGCTCGACGCCAACCTGTGGAGTGCCTACCTGGGCATTGCCCAGGGCCTGGACTGGTTTGGCGCCGATACTGCGCCGCTGGCCAGCAACGCGCCGCAGCCGCAGTTTCGCAAGTACCGCGCAAGCGCCCTGCACCTGCGCCAGGGCCGTGACCCGGCCTGGCCCTGGCGTTGGCAGAGCGAACTGAACCTGCAGTACAGCGCCGACGCTCTGCCGGCAGTCGAGCAATTGCTGCTCAGCGACAACAGTGCCGTGCGCGGCTTTCGCCAACAGGTGGCGGCTGGTGCTAGCGGCGCCGCGTGGCGCAACACCCTGAGCCAGCCGTTGGCCCTGAACCTGCCCGCCGGGCTAGTGATTCGCCCGCAACTGGGCCTGGACCTGGGCTGGAGCAAATTCGACCACGGCCGCGCCGCACAGCGCCTGGCCGGCGCCCATGCCGGCCTTGAACTTAGCCTGCCCGACAGCCTGCTCAAGCTTGACTACCAACGCGCGCTGCACGCCAGCAACACCCGCCGCCAGGACCTGGAGCCCGGCTACTGGCTGCTGGAGTGGGTACTGAACATCTGA
- the gspM gene encoding type II secretion system protein GspM: MSAWLQRRWLMPAAWVMVGVLLVTLIVREGTARLQDARQWQALARSAASLQVQTRFSAEQLQQSAQAHSIALNEVLAENHSWQIKGRAADEQGVQRWLLAVQREGVRPLRWSLEQGESGMSFELELQQ; this comes from the coding sequence ATGAGTGCATGGCTGCAGCGCCGCTGGTTGATGCCGGCAGCCTGGGTGATGGTAGGCGTATTGCTTGTCACCTTGATCGTTCGTGAAGGCACGGCGCGCTTGCAGGACGCACGGCAGTGGCAAGCCCTGGCCCGCTCGGCGGCCAGCCTGCAGGTGCAGACGCGCTTCAGTGCCGAGCAACTGCAGCAATCGGCGCAGGCACACAGTATTGCCCTCAATGAAGTGCTGGCGGAAAACCACAGTTGGCAGATCAAGGGCCGTGCCGCCGATGAGCAAGGTGTGCAGCGCTGGCTACTGGCTGTACAGCGCGAAGGCGTGCGCCCGCTGCGCTGGTCGCTGGAGCAGGGCGAGTCAGGTATGAGCTTCGAGCTGGAGTTGCAACAATGA